One window of the Prinia subflava isolate CZ2003 ecotype Zambia chromosome 1, Cam_Psub_1.2, whole genome shotgun sequence genome contains the following:
- the LOC134562159 gene encoding epidermal retinol dehydrogenase 2-like, whose product MFNFRCIRKLLQYLKFMVFLLIENAFCIFPLRKKSFAGEIVLITGSANGIGRQVALKLAPLGVILVLWDIDDEGNQETSRLAQQNGASRVFVYHCDCSNREDVYEQADKVRKEVGDVTILINNAGILTGKKFCELTDEEFEKTLRTNFFSQVWTCKAFLPAMVACNRGHLVSTASGAGLLGLYRSSDYCASKSAIIGMMEAINSELYHEGKRGIKTTIICPYFISTRLSKGFKSARPCLYPVYDPEYAASRIVDAIKKEKFYLIMPPAVYLLGLKIFVPRKALLLFESYVKFPESMEEAFSQKKKD is encoded by the exons ATGTTCAACTTCAGATGCATCCGGAAGTTACTACAGTACCTGAAATTTATGGTTTTTTTACTTATCGAGAATGCCTTCTGTATATTTCCTCTACGTAAAAAAAGTTTTGCCGGTGAAATAGTGCTTATTACTGGCTCTGCAAATGGGATTGGAAGGCAGGTTGCCTTAAAATTGGCTCCTTTGGGAGTAATCTTGGTTCTTTGGGACATCGATGATGAAGGAAACCAAGAAACGAGCAGATTAGCCCAACAAAATGGAGCCAGCCGGGTGTTCGTCTACCACTGTGACTGCAGCAATAGGGAGGATGTCTATGAACAGGCAGACAAG gTTAGAAAAGAAGTTGGGGATGTTACCATTCTAATCAATAATGCTGGCATACTTACTGGGAAAAAGTTCTGTGAGCTTACAGATGAAGAGTttgaaaaaaccctcagaacCAACTTCTTCTCTCAAGTCTGG ACTTGTAAGGCCTTTCTTCCAGCCATGGTGGCCTGTAATCGTGGGCACCTGGTAAGTACAGCCAGTGGAGCTGGATTGCTGGGACTCTACAGGTCATCAG ATTACTGTGCAAGTAAAAGTGCAATCATTGGAATGATGGAAGCCATAAATTCAGAATTGTACCATGAAGGAAAGCGTGGCATTAAAACCACAATCATTTGCCCTTATTTTATTAGTACTAGGTTAAGCAAAGGCTTCAAAAGCGC GAGACCCTGTTTGTACCCTGTTTATGATCCAGAGTATGCAGCCAGCAGGATTGTGGATgcaattaaaaaggaaaaattttatCTGATCATGCCTCCAGCTGTCTACTTACTTGGTCTCAAAAT TTTTGTTCCTAGAAAAGCACTGCTACTCTTTGAGTCTTATGTTAAGTTCCCTGAGAGCATGGAAGAAGCCTTcagtcaaaagaaaaaggattga